A genomic window from Synechococcus sp. CBW1107 includes:
- a CDS encoding rhodanese-like domain-containing protein: MTTPIPRAIRASALQQRLLAGEPLLLVDVREPAELEMASLNEPVLHLPLSRSAEWVERVESLIGRDRTVVVLCHAGIRSWQFACWLMEAQGYDDVLNLQGGIDAWSVEVDSSVPRY; the protein is encoded by the coding sequence ATGACCACCCCGATTCCAAGGGCCATCCGTGCCAGTGCGCTCCAGCAACGGCTGCTCGCCGGCGAACCGCTGCTGCTGGTTGACGTGCGTGAACCGGCTGAACTCGAGATGGCGTCGCTGAACGAGCCGGTGCTGCATCTGCCGCTCAGCCGCTCAGCGGAGTGGGTGGAGCGTGTGGAAAGCCTGATCGGGCGCGACCGGACGGTGGTGGTGCTCTGCCATGCCGGAATCCGCAGCTGGCAGTTCGCCTGCTGGTTGATGGAGGCCCAGGGCTACGACGACGTGCTCAACCTGCAGGGTGGCATCGACGCCTGGAGCGTGGAGGTGGATTCCTCGGTGCCGCGCTACTGA
- a CDS encoding heat-inducible transcriptional repressor HrcA, which yields MIALPHRQQQVLQATVHHYVDTMEPVGSRTLIRRFGLPASAATVRSTMGALEQRGLLLQPHTSAGRIPSQQGYRLYVDALLPAPGAGAVQLQREMLGLSLQWAALDDLLLHVARRLADLTGLMSLITRPQRAESRLQAIRLVPNGERLLVLLVENALVASSLNLRLPPGASPELPALERWLQTELDGPPGGLIRWESLPSQLRTSGGVLRQALRSHRQARSSDGDGAVVVGMGGLLAQPEFSRSADLRPLLQLVEEEPQRLLHPSRQQDPEGIWIGAEHPHPALRHCAVVRATYRSGDGSEGQVALLGPMRMAYATAISAVRSVATSLQRLLS from the coding sequence GTGATCGCCCTGCCCCACCGCCAGCAGCAGGTGCTGCAGGCCACGGTGCATCACTACGTCGACACCATGGAGCCGGTGGGCAGCCGCACCCTGATCCGCCGCTTCGGTCTGCCCGCCAGCGCGGCCACCGTGCGCTCCACCATGGGAGCGCTTGAGCAACGGGGCCTGCTGCTGCAGCCCCACACCTCGGCCGGCCGCATCCCCAGCCAGCAGGGCTACCGCCTCTACGTGGATGCGCTGCTGCCGGCCCCCGGTGCCGGGGCGGTTCAGCTGCAGCGGGAAATGCTGGGCCTGAGCCTGCAGTGGGCGGCACTCGATGATCTGCTTCTGCATGTGGCCCGTCGCCTGGCCGATCTCACGGGTCTGATGAGTCTGATCACCCGTCCTCAGCGGGCCGAGTCCCGTCTGCAGGCGATCCGGCTGGTGCCCAATGGCGAGCGGCTGCTGGTGTTGCTGGTGGAGAACGCCCTGGTCGCCAGCAGCCTCAACCTGCGCCTGCCCCCCGGGGCCAGTCCGGAACTTCCAGCCCTGGAGAGGTGGCTGCAGACGGAACTGGACGGCCCTCCTGGGGGCCTCATCCGCTGGGAGAGCCTCCCCTCCCAGCTGCGCACCAGCGGCGGCGTGCTGCGCCAGGCCCTGCGCAGCCATCGTCAGGCCCGAAGCAGTGATGGCGACGGTGCCGTTGTCGTGGGCATGGGCGGGCTCCTGGCCCAGCCCGAATTCAGCCGCAGTGCCGATCTCAGGCCATTGCTGCAGCTGGTGGAGGAGGAGCCTCAGCGTCTTTTGCATCCGTCCAGGCAGCAGGATCCGGAGGGGATCTGGATCGGAGCGGAGCATCCCCACCCCGCCCTGCGCCACTGCGCCGTGGTGCGGGCCACCTACCGGAGCGGAGACGGCAGCGAAGGCCAGGTGGCCCTGCTGGGACCGATGCGGATGGCTTATGCCACGGCGATCTCAGCGGTGCGCTCAGTGGCCACTAGCCTGCAGCGTCTGCTCAGCTGA
- a CDS encoding 20S proteasome subunit A/B, which yields MGFWLEAGLVMASDSRTNAGVDYISSYRKLHIFEPAPDRLFMLLAAGNLATTQAVINHIKRDLNQARRDGSPMAGLPLVGQGGSGGASRQHDLLSASYLFEVAAYIGRLSVEVQNENHSALHQVGASGEASFILGGQIAGQPHGLYLIYPQGNAIMATPETPFLQIGESKYGKPPLDSVGHCRMSLEDAARLCLVSQVITRRSNLTVGPPFEVAIYPRDSLAVAHHQRLERGATEIAEINRIWIESQRQAMQRLPRFPWEQERSGVPT from the coding sequence GTGGGGTTCTGGTTGGAGGCCGGCCTGGTGATGGCCTCCGACTCCCGCACCAACGCCGGTGTCGACTACATCTCCTCCTACCGGAAACTGCACATCTTCGAGCCGGCTCCCGACCGGCTGTTCATGCTTCTGGCCGCCGGCAACCTGGCCACGACCCAGGCGGTGATCAATCACATCAAGCGCGACCTGAACCAGGCCAGGCGCGATGGATCGCCCATGGCGGGGCTGCCGCTGGTCGGTCAGGGGGGGTCCGGTGGGGCGTCCAGACAACACGATCTGCTCAGTGCCAGCTATCTTTTCGAAGTGGCCGCCTACATCGGCCGGCTGAGTGTGGAGGTGCAGAACGAGAACCACTCGGCGCTGCACCAGGTGGGTGCCAGCGGCGAGGCCAGTTTCATCCTCGGCGGCCAGATCGCCGGCCAGCCCCATGGCCTGTATCTGATCTACCCCCAGGGCAACGCGATCATGGCCACGCCCGAAACACCGTTCCTGCAGATCGGGGAGAGCAAGTACGGAAAGCCGCCGCTCGATTCGGTGGGACATTGCCGGATGTCGCTGGAAGACGCTGCCCGGCTCTGTCTGGTGTCGCAGGTGATCACCCGGCGCTCCAACCTCACCGTGGGACCCCCGTTCGAAGTGGCGATCTATCCGCGGGACAGCCTGGCGGTGGCGCACCACCAGAGACTGGAGCGGGGCGCAACCGAAATCGCCGAAATCAACCGGATCTGGATCGAGAGTCAGCGCCAGGCGATGCAACGGCTGCCCCGCTTTCCCTGGGAGCAGGAGCGGTCCGGAGTCCCCACCTGA